Proteins found in one Mucilaginibacter gracilis genomic segment:
- a CDS encoding SGNH/GDSL hydrolase family protein encodes MENGINKPVKFARMFWYEDEVKRLEAASKQIPDKRGTIFYGSSTIRLWDSLSADLPALNPVNLGFGGSTLAACVWFFNRIMQDYQPKQLIVYAGDNDLGDGRHPEEVYIFFKQLVVVAQERFGNLPCYFISLKPSPTRWNIAEQFKSANQLISTEITTRLPNWQYINLFADMLGADGKPKRELFLDDGLHLSKLGYAVWKTIIAEKTGAQL; translated from the coding sequence TTGGAAAACGGTATAAATAAACCGGTTAAATTTGCCCGCATGTTTTGGTACGAAGATGAAGTGAAACGGCTGGAAGCGGCCAGCAAACAAATACCCGACAAAAGGGGTACAATTTTTTACGGTAGTTCAACCATTAGGCTTTGGGATAGCCTCTCTGCCGATTTACCCGCTCTTAATCCTGTTAACCTGGGCTTTGGCGGCTCAACACTGGCTGCCTGCGTATGGTTTTTTAACCGGATAATGCAAGACTATCAACCCAAGCAATTAATTGTTTACGCAGGCGACAACGATTTAGGAGATGGCCGCCACCCCGAAGAAGTGTACATTTTTTTTAAGCAACTGGTTGTTGTAGCACAAGAACGCTTTGGCAATTTGCCCTGTTATTTTATTTCGCTAAAACCAAGCCCAACCCGTTGGAACATAGCAGAGCAGTTTAAATCAGCCAATCAGTTAATTTCAACAGAAATAACCACCCGGCTCCCAAACTGGCAGTACATAAACTTGTTTGCCGATATGCTTGGCGCCGATGGAAAGCCCAAACGCGAATTGTTTTTAGATGACGGCCTGCACCTGAGCAAGCTTGGGTACGCGGTATGGAAAACAATTATTGCCGAAAAAACGGGCGCACAACTTTAA
- a CDS encoding esterase family protein — translation MNREYHKWYSNGLKKDMELLVFGHGGRAILFFPTRMARFFDYENWGIIEALHQRIENGELQLFCVDSVDSESFYNKNTTPANRINRHLEYEQYILNEVIPFMRSKNSDGYLEVAGCSMGAYHAANLALKHPQLFKRVVCLSGRYDLTQNIQDFSDLFDAYHNEDIYFNMPQQFLANITDSVQLNTLRKMEIILAIGETDPFIGSNQYLNQLLISKNIPAQFYVWNGFAHRPKYWRQMVNLYL, via the coding sequence ATGAATAGAGAATATCATAAATGGTATAGTAACGGGCTGAAAAAGGATATGGAGCTGTTGGTTTTTGGCCACGGGGGCCGGGCTATACTGTTTTTTCCAACCCGTATGGCACGTTTTTTCGACTACGAAAACTGGGGTATTATTGAGGCTTTGCACCAACGGATAGAGAACGGCGAGTTGCAATTATTTTGCGTTGACAGTGTTGATAGCGAAAGCTTTTATAACAAAAATACAACTCCGGCCAATCGCATAAACAGGCATCTGGAATACGAGCAATATATTTTAAACGAAGTTATCCCATTCATGCGCTCCAAAAACAGCGATGGATATTTAGAAGTTGCCGGCTGTAGTATGGGTGCTTACCACGCGGCCAATTTAGCTTTAAAACACCCGCAGCTTTTTAAGCGGGTAGTTTGCTTAAGCGGGCGATATGATCTTACACAAAACATTCAGGATTTTAGCGATCTTTTTGATGCCTACCATAACGAGGATATTTACTTTAATATGCCCCAGCAATTTTTAGCCAACATAACCGATAGTGTCCAGTTAAACACCCTCCGCAAAATGGAGATTATTTTGGCTATCGGCGAAACCGACCCATTTATAGGCAGTAACCAGTATCTAAACCAATTATTAATATCCAAAAACATACCAGCCCAATTTTACGTGTGGAACGGTTTTGCGCACCGGCCCAAGTATTGGCGGCAAATGGTTAACTTGTATTTATAG
- a CDS encoding M90 family metallopeptidase — translation MMLPALIVFLLVAAYFFFRKKASTAKHATASLVNYPEILQTHISYYQKLNTAEQSRFLLKINGFLNNTRIEGVGTEVTDVDRVMIAASAVIPVFGFPEWRYSNLTNVILYPDTFDGDFQFEGGNRNILGMVGSGYMNGQMLLSRAALVKGFSENSGKENTAIHEFVHLIDKSDGATDGVPENILAHQYAEPWLKMIHQEMRRIEEGKSDIDPYALTNEAEFLAVVSEYFFTKPDQFQHKHPELYKSLMRIFGQNPADVPQIF, via the coding sequence ATGATGTTGCCGGCACTTATTGTTTTTTTGTTGGTTGCGGCCTATTTCTTTTTCAGGAAAAAGGCAAGTACTGCTAAACACGCCACCGCTTCGCTTGTTAATTACCCGGAGATATTACAAACCCATATCAGCTATTATCAAAAACTAAATACTGCCGAACAGAGCCGCTTTTTGCTTAAAATAAACGGGTTTTTGAATAATACCCGTATTGAAGGCGTTGGAACCGAAGTAACGGATGTTGACCGTGTAATGATAGCAGCAAGCGCAGTGATACCTGTTTTTGGTTTCCCCGAGTGGCGTTACAGCAACCTCACCAATGTAATATTATATCCTGATACTTTTGATGGCGATTTTCAGTTTGAGGGTGGTAACCGTAATATTTTGGGCATGGTGGGTTCGGGCTACATGAACGGGCAGATGCTGCTATCAAGGGCTGCACTGGTTAAGGGTTTTTCTGAAAATAGCGGAAAAGAAAATACCGCAATACATGAGTTTGTGCATTTGATTGATAAATCTGACGGGGCTACCGATGGCGTTCCCGAAAATATTTTAGCGCACCAATACGCCGAACCCTGGCTTAAAATGATACACCAGGAAATGCGGAGGATAGAAGAAGGCAAATCGGACATTGACCCTTATGCTTTGACCAATGAGGCCGAGTTTTTGGCCGTCGTGTCGGAATACTTTTTTACCAAACCCGACCAGTTTCAACACAAGCATCCCGAGTTATACAAATCCCTCATGCGCATTTTTGGGCAAAACCCTGCCGATGTGCCTCAAATCTTTTAA
- a CDS encoding DEAD/DEAH box helicase: MKLSNENGLIWDDFSFEGLNAHIIAQQTQGGVSFDKQSVQSIIAESLQLNQGVFTGQYQTVAFPLVDVNLNGDNLHVYCTCTHAPGKLCEHEGYVLSAILQRDEFRIFFDHALRLEKLKKFAADYGMDKEPNLDEHFAVDYANKRVSFSARHTGLIPITTHSLGLMKASVLTTVTAQKNITDTDEQRLCVLLRQHKYYGYLIVELFRAKTTKDGKIKNPLTSVAPLDMLWETDDPQAVKFFTGIHKFQSHSQTQKNESDLPALRAIINNPLNYNFYRHDGSVSENVTAASVFPVKVSIAQNQLSLKVDTKAQFYELSGQIKINNTVYKLNELQVMFTYFLAINNTLYLVDNKQLLGVIALLKNKPDNLLVHTSKYPEFKKQLLTNLEDHVGIEYKHIKPATAKQLEQQGFKEDIERLIYLSDFGQHVMLIPVIRYGEVEIPIRSRRQIFSADIKGTEFKVQRSEDEEIAFTSLLVRQHPYFDEQLENDLHYFYLHKKRFLQEDWFLNTFEHWQQAGVTILGFNELEGNKLNPNKVKITIQVLSGINWFNTIVKARFGKKKAALQHIQRAIKNKSKYVQLDDGTMGILPEEWIAKFTNYFNSGEIADDETIRTPKINFAAIDLWYEQQLLDEGVKKEISFYRDRLANFDSIKAVDTPAGLNGTLRNYQKQGLNWLNFLDDFNFGGCLADDMGLGKTIQIIAFILLQRAKAPHNVNLLVVPTSLIFNWQAEVAKFAPSIRIHTIYGADRIKNTEQFEQYEIILTSYGTLLADINFLKDYQFNYVFLDESQLIKNPESQRYKTVRLLKSRNKIVITGTPMENNSYDLYGQLSFACPGLLGSKQYFKDIYLNPIDQFKNSKRLLELQAKIKPFVLRRTKQEVAKELPDKTEMVLYCEMGAEQRRIYDAYEKEFREFISATTNDEIRKSPMNVLKGLTRLRQICDSPILLGDDKVSDDGSAKIDMLIEEITGKMGQHKILVFSQFVTMLNLIRKELTKRNIRFSYLTGSTGNRQSVVKGFQEDNEIRVFLISLKAGGTGLNLTEADYVYLVDPWWNPAVENQAIDRSHRIGQNKNIVAVRMICTNTVEEKILLVQQTKRELTEGLIQANNSFIGSLTKTDLLNLLSKSIPS, from the coding sequence ATGAAACTAAGCAATGAAAACGGACTGATTTGGGATGATTTTAGTTTTGAAGGTCTTAACGCACATATTATTGCCCAGCAAACACAGGGCGGTGTGTCTTTCGATAAGCAATCCGTACAGTCAATAATTGCCGAAAGCTTGCAGCTTAACCAGGGCGTTTTTACCGGTCAATATCAAACCGTAGCCTTCCCGCTGGTAGATGTAAATTTAAACGGAGATAATTTACATGTTTATTGCACCTGCACCCATGCCCCAGGTAAGCTTTGCGAACACGAGGGGTACGTATTAAGTGCTATTTTACAACGTGACGAGTTTCGAATATTTTTTGACCATGCGCTGCGCCTCGAAAAATTAAAAAAGTTTGCTGCAGACTATGGGATGGATAAGGAACCCAATCTGGACGAACATTTTGCAGTTGATTATGCCAACAAAAGAGTAAGTTTTAGTGCGCGGCATACAGGTTTAATACCCATAACTACCCATAGCCTGGGCCTAATGAAAGCCAGCGTATTAACAACCGTAACTGCGCAGAAAAATATTACCGATACTGATGAGCAACGCCTTTGCGTACTGCTTAGGCAGCATAAATATTATGGCTATCTTATAGTTGAATTGTTCCGCGCTAAAACTACTAAAGACGGTAAAATTAAAAATCCTCTTACCTCCGTGGCCCCGCTTGATATGCTGTGGGAAACCGACGATCCGCAGGCTGTTAAATTTTTTACAGGTATTCACAAATTTCAAAGTCACAGTCAAACTCAAAAAAACGAATCGGATTTGCCTGCGTTGAGGGCAATTATCAACAACCCACTCAATTACAATTTTTACCGGCACGATGGCAGCGTTTCAGAAAACGTAACCGCTGCATCCGTATTTCCCGTTAAGGTGAGCATTGCTCAAAACCAACTGAGTTTAAAAGTAGATACCAAAGCACAATTTTACGAACTATCGGGCCAGATAAAAATAAACAACACCGTTTATAAATTGAACGAGTTGCAGGTGATGTTTACCTATTTTCTAGCTATCAACAACACGCTTTATCTGGTTGATAATAAGCAGCTATTAGGGGTAATAGCGTTACTAAAAAACAAGCCCGATAACCTGTTGGTACACACATCAAAATACCCGGAATTTAAAAAGCAATTGCTTACCAACCTGGAAGACCACGTAGGTATTGAGTACAAGCACATTAAACCTGCTACCGCAAAACAATTGGAGCAGCAAGGCTTTAAAGAGGATATTGAAAGGTTAATTTACCTTTCGGATTTTGGGCAGCACGTGATGCTGATACCGGTTATAAGATATGGCGAAGTAGAGATCCCGATAAGGAGCAGGCGGCAAATATTTAGCGCCGATATTAAAGGCACCGAATTTAAGGTGCAAAGGAGCGAGGATGAAGAAATAGCCTTTACATCGTTATTGGTGAGGCAGCATCCTTACTTTGATGAACAATTGGAAAACGATTTACATTATTTTTACCTGCACAAAAAACGATTTTTGCAGGAAGATTGGTTTTTAAACACTTTTGAACATTGGCAGCAGGCCGGTGTTACTATTTTAGGTTTTAACGAGTTAGAGGGCAATAAACTTAACCCCAATAAAGTAAAAATTACCATACAGGTTTTAAGCGGCATAAACTGGTTTAATACCATAGTTAAAGCGCGTTTTGGTAAAAAAAAGGCAGCTTTACAGCATATACAAAGGGCCATAAAAAACAAAAGCAAATATGTGCAACTGGACGATGGCACAATGGGCATATTGCCCGAAGAGTGGATAGCCAAGTTTACCAACTATTTTAACAGCGGCGAGATAGCCGACGATGAAACTATCCGCACACCCAAAATTAATTTTGCGGCCATTGACTTATGGTATGAGCAGCAATTACTGGATGAAGGCGTTAAAAAAGAAATTAGCTTTTACCGCGATAGGCTCGCTAATTTTGATTCCATCAAAGCCGTTGATACCCCAGCCGGGCTAAACGGAACCTTGCGCAACTATCAAAAACAAGGGCTAAACTGGCTTAATTTTTTAGACGATTTTAACTTTGGCGGCTGCCTGGCCGATGATATGGGCCTTGGCAAAACCATTCAAATTATCGCTTTTATATTGTTACAAAGGGCCAAGGCACCGCACAATGTTAATTTACTGGTGGTACCTACATCGCTCATTTTTAACTGGCAGGCCGAGGTTGCCAAATTTGCACCATCTATCAGGATACATACCATTTATGGTGCCGATCGTATTAAAAACACGGAGCAATTTGAGCAGTACGAAATAATACTTACCTCGTATGGAACCTTACTGGCGGATATTAATTTTTTGAAAGATTACCAGTTTAACTACGTTTTTTTGGATGAATCGCAACTGATAAAAAATCCCGAATCGCAAAGGTATAAAACGGTTAGGCTGCTAAAATCTCGCAATAAAATTGTGATTACCGGTACCCCGATGGAAAACAATTCGTACGATTTATATGGTCAGCTATCTTTTGCCTGTCCCGGTTTGTTGGGCAGCAAGCAATATTTTAAAGATATTTATTTAAACCCGATAGATCAGTTTAAAAACAGCAAGCGGTTGCTGGAACTGCAGGCCAAAATAAAACCATTTGTACTGCGCCGTACCAAGCAGGAAGTTGCCAAAGAACTGCCCGATAAAACAGAAATGGTTTTATACTGCGAAATGGGAGCGGAGCAGCGACGCATTTACGATGCCTACGAAAAGGAATTTAGGGAATTTATATCGGCAACTACTAACGACGAAATACGCAAAAGCCCGATGAATGTGCTTAAAGGACTAACGCGGCTAAGGCAAATATGCGATTCGCCAATTTTACTGGGAGATGATAAGGTATCTGATGACGGATCGGCAAAAATTGACATGCTTATTGAAGAGATAACCGGCAAAATGGGCCAGCATAAAATACTGGTATTCTCGCAGTTTGTAACCATGTTAAACCTTATCCGGAAAGAGCTCACAAAAAGGAATATCCGTTTTTCGTACCTAACAGGCAGCACCGGTAACAGGCAATCGGTAGTTAAGGGGTTTCAGGAAGATAACGAGATCCGCGTATTTTTAATTAGCCTCAAAGCCGGCGGAACCGGCTTAAATTTAACCGAAGCCGACTACGTGTACTTGGTTGACCCCTGGTGGAACCCCGCTGTAGAAAACCAGGCTATTGACCGCTCGCACCGGATAGGCCAAAACAAAAACATTGTAGCTGTACGCATGATATGTACCAATACCGTAGAAGAAAAAATACTGCTGGTACAACAAACCAAACGCGAATTAACCGAAGGCTTAATACAGGCAAACAACTCATTTATAGGGTCGTTAACCAAAACCGACCTGCTTAATTTACTTTCAAAGTCAATCCCTTCTTAA
- a CDS encoding ArsR/SmtB family transcription factor, whose protein sequence is MDQVEVFKALSNKTRLQILNWLKHPELSFPEQAVHGYDIGVCVGQIQQKAGLTQSTVSEYLSVLQRAGLVKSTRKGQWTYYMRNEETFAALSQLIHSQI, encoded by the coding sequence ATGGATCAGGTAGAAGTATTCAAAGCTCTTTCTAACAAAACCCGGTTGCAAATATTAAACTGGTTAAAACACCCCGAGTTGAGTTTTCCGGAGCAAGCCGTACATGGGTACGATATTGGCGTATGCGTAGGGCAAATTCAGCAGAAGGCTGGTTTAACGCAGTCCACCGTTTCAGAGTATTTGTCGGTTTTACAGCGCGCAGGCCTGGTAAAGTCAACCCGCAAGGGGCAGTGGACTTATTATATGCGTAATGAAGAAACCTTTGCTGCTTTAAGCCAGTTAATCCATTCACAAATTTAA
- a CDS encoding NADH:flavin oxidoreductase, whose translation MSTNSLFQPFQLKSLNIKNRIVMAPMTRSFSPNGVPTADVAAYYRKRAEGEVGLILSEGTVIERVSSSNDANIPHFYGKEALAGWQNVIDGVHAEGGSMGPQIWHMGIMDNHQSGWLPAQPFEGPSGLNRPGFNNGKSMTEQDIADTIAAFGRAAADAKSLGFDCVEIHGAHGYLIDQFFWDATNQRDDIYGGKTLPERSRFAIEVIKEVRKQVGEDFAIIIRLSQFKPAAYTNQLAKTPSEMEAWLNPLADAGVDIFHCSQRRFWEPEFAGSDLNFAGWAKKLSGKATITVGSVGLSGDFFGAFAGESSEPSSLEELMRRLDRGDFDLVAVGRPLLADPHWAQKIRDGKNSELKGFTKAALGELVL comes from the coding sequence ATGAGCACAAATAGCTTATTTCAACCCTTTCAATTAAAATCGTTAAATATTAAAAACCGAATTGTAATGGCCCCCATGACGCGTTCTTTCTCGCCAAACGGAGTGCCCACAGCCGATGTTGCCGCCTATTACCGCAAACGCGCCGAAGGTGAGGTAGGTTTAATATTGTCGGAAGGAACGGTTATCGAACGGGTTTCATCATCTAACGATGCCAATATTCCGCATTTTTATGGTAAAGAAGCTTTAGCAGGCTGGCAAAATGTAATTGATGGCGTACATGCCGAAGGTGGTAGCATGGGGCCGCAAATATGGCACATGGGTATTATGGATAATCACCAATCGGGATGGCTGCCTGCCCAACCGTTTGAAGGTCCGTCGGGCCTAAACAGGCCAGGCTTTAACAACGGTAAAAGCATGACCGAGCAGGATATTGCAGATACCATTGCCGCATTTGGCCGCGCCGCCGCAGATGCTAAAAGCCTGGGTTTTGATTGTGTGGAAATACATGGGGCACACGGTTACCTTATAGATCAGTTTTTTTGGGACGCAACCAACCAACGCGATGATATTTATGGTGGCAAAACCTTGCCCGAGCGTAGCCGGTTTGCGATAGAAGTTATTAAGGAAGTGCGTAAACAGGTAGGCGAAGATTTTGCTATCATTATCCGTTTATCGCAATTTAAACCCGCGGCTTACACAAATCAACTGGCTAAAACACCGTCGGAGATGGAGGCATGGTTAAACCCTTTGGCAGATGCCGGAGTAGATATTTTTCATTGTTCGCAACGCCGTTTCTGGGAGCCCGAGTTTGCCGGATCTGACCTTAACTTTGCCGGCTGGGCAAAAAAACTAAGCGGAAAAGCAACAATCACGGTAGGTTCTGTGGGCCTTAGCGGCGATTTTTTTGGAGCCTTTGCCGGCGAAAGTTCTGAGCCAAGTTCGTTAGAAGAATTAATGCGCCGCTTAGATCGTGGAGATTTTGACCTGGTTGCCGTAGGTAGGCCCTTGCTTGCCGACCCGCATTGGGCGCAAAAAATACGCGACGGTAAAAACAGCGAATTAAAAGGCTTCACCAAAGCCGCACTTGGCGAATTGGTATTATAA
- a CDS encoding LLM class flavin-dependent oxidoreductase, producing the protein MSLKQLTDIKYSVLDLATVVEGQTPADTFKHSLDLAQQAEKLGYTRYWFAEHHNMMGVASSAPAVLIGYIAGGTKSIRVGSGGIMLPNHAPLIVAEQFGTLASLYPDRIDLGLGRAPGTDQVTAMAIRGENMNAAHNFPKDVERLQTLFAADNYDGRVRANPGEGLDIPIWILGSSTDSARLAAAKGLPYAFASHFAPAYFLEAIKLYRENFRPSAVLKQPYVMACVNVVAADTDQRAEYLATSVKQFFMGVITGKRRLLQPPVESMDDIWTIYERDAVEQMLGYSFIGSVQSIKSQMRDFVNKTQVDEVMATSHVFDHSEKMHSYKLFAEVMKQV; encoded by the coding sequence ATGAGTTTGAAACAGTTAACAGATATAAAATATTCGGTGCTCGATCTGGCTACAGTTGTAGAAGGGCAAACGCCGGCAGATACATTTAAACACAGCCTGGATTTGGCCCAACAGGCCGAAAAGCTGGGTTACACCCGCTATTGGTTTGCCGAACATCATAACATGATGGGGGTGGCAAGTTCGGCACCAGCTGTTCTTATAGGGTATATTGCAGGGGGTACTAAAAGCATCAGGGTAGGTTCGGGCGGTATTATGCTGCCCAACCACGCGCCGCTTATTGTGGCCGAACAATTTGGCACCCTGGCCTCTTTATATCCCGATAGGATAGACCTTGGCCTGGGCCGCGCACCCGGAACCGACCAGGTTACCGCTATGGCCATCCGTGGCGAAAACATGAACGCCGCACACAACTTCCCCAAAGATGTTGAACGCCTGCAAACACTATTTGCCGCCGATAATTATGATGGCAGGGTAAGGGCAAATCCTGGCGAGGGGCTTGATATTCCCATCTGGATATTAGGTTCAAGTACTGATAGCGCGCGTTTGGCTGCTGCAAAAGGGTTACCTTATGCTTTTGCAAGCCACTTTGCACCAGCTTATTTTTTGGAAGCTATTAAACTGTATCGCGAAAACTTTAGGCCGTCGGCTGTATTAAAGCAGCCCTATGTTATGGCTTGTGTAAATGTGGTAGCTGCCGATACCGACCAGCGGGCAGAATACCTTGCTACCTCGGTAAAGCAGTTTTTTATGGGTGTTATAACAGGCAAACGCCGCCTGTTGCAACCTCCTGTTGAAAGTATGGACGATATTTGGACCATTTACGAGCGCGACGCCGTAGAGCAAATGTTAGGCTACTCGTTTATAGGCAGTGTACAATCTATAAAAAGCCAGATGCGTGATTTTGTAAATAAAACACAAGTTGACGAGGTAATGGCTACTTCTCACGTTTTCGACCATAGCGAAAAAATGCACTCCTATAAGCTTTTTGCCGAAGTGATGAAACAAGTATAA